The nucleotide window ATCCCGCGCTCCCTGGCCGTGGCCAGCAAGGGCATGCTGGACGAGCAGCGCCAGGTGGCGGTGGACATCCATTACCCGGCCCGCATCGCCCCGGGGCTCAGGGACAAGGCCCTGGCCAACAACGATGCCGTTGCCAGGGCCCTGGGCCTGGAGTACGGCTTCCTCCATGGCGAGTACATGCTGACCGACGACGGCGAGCTGTACCTGATCGAGCTGGCCAACCGCGGCGGCGGCTGCCACACCTCCACCCACATAATACCGGCCATCAGCGGCATCAATGTCATGGATGCACTGATCTACGCCGCCTTTGGCCAGCAGGCCCCCTGCCTTGATACCGCATCACGGGACGGGGTACTGCTGAAATTCTTCCGCTTCGAGCGGCAGGGCCGGCTGCTGGCCCTGGCCGGCTGGGAGGACGCCCTGGCCATGCCCGGGGTGCTGACCGGCCGGGTCAACCTGAACCCGGGTGACGCCATCACCGACATTTCCAACGACGCCAACCGCCATGGTTTCTTCATCGTCGCCGGTCCAGAGGACAGCCTCCATGACCGCTACCAGGCGGCGCTAGCGCGCCTAAGGATCACAGTGCAATGACCGCCCTGTTCGATTTCAACTACCACCTGCCCAGGGTCGAGCCCGGCCTCGACCTGCAGCACCCCGCCCGGGCCGAGGCCCTGCAGGCGGCCATAGACCAGGAATATCATCTGCTCGACCACGACTGGCAGGCCCTGCTGGCCCAGGCCGGTGAGCAGAGCCGACAACGCTGCCAGGCCGGCGCCCACCTGATGGTGCTGGACAGCCGCTTCGCCCAAAACGACAGCTGCCTGAACTGGCTGCAGCGGCACAGGCAAAATCCCACCACCCTGCTGGTGGACTTTCGCGCCGACGACATCAGGACCCAGCTGGCCAACATCGCCGACGCCGGCGCCAGGGGCATCAAGTTCCATCCCTACCTGCAGGCCATCACCAGCGCCGATCACGAGGCGGTCCAGGCCTGCGCCAGCCATGCCCAGGCGCTGGGCCTGTGGATCAGCGTCGACTGCAGCTACGGCACCCTGGCCCTGTACCGGTGCAGTGGCCCGGAGCTGCTGGCCGCCCTGCTGCCCACCATCAACAAGGTGCCGGTGTTCGCCCTGCATTTCGGCGGTCCCCGCATCCTGGATGTGATGATGCTGGCCCTGGCCGCCCCCAATCTCTACCTGGACACCTCGCTGTCGCTGAGCTTCTGGAAAGGCAGCACAGTGGACCAGGATCTGGCCTTCGCCATAGGCCGGCTGGGCGCCGAGCGCTTCCTGTTTGGCACCGATCAGCCGTTCATCGCCTTCGAACAGGCGGTCAACGACATGGCAAGCTTCATGGACCGCTTCAAGCTCAACGAGGCGCAGTGCCGCTGGCTCTGGCGGGACAGCGCCCTGTCACTGATGTCGAGGTACGGCCAATGAGCAAGCGCCCCTACGGCCCCTCCCGGCGGGTCGACGCCATTCCCCAGGCCATGTCCATCTACATCAACCAGCTGGTCTACCAGCTCAGGCGCCAGGGCCGCGCCATCACCTCCCTGTCATTGGGAGAGGCCTTCTTCGAGCTGCCACAGCTGGACTGGGAGGGTATCGACACCGAGGCCGGTTACCATTATTCGGACAGCCAGGGCCTGCCCGAGCTGAGGGAGCAGATCAGCCGCTATTACCGCCGCCAATACCAGGCCGATGTGGGCCCCGACGATCTGCTGATCTCCTGCGGCTCCAAACCGCTCATTTACCTGTGCATGCTGGCCACGGCCGAGCCGGGCGACGAGGTGCTGATCCACGAGCCGGGCTGGCTCAGCTATGTGGAGCAGGCCAGGCTGGCGGGCCTGGAAACCCGCTATCTGCCTTATGATCTGCCCCTGGCGGAGGTGGGGCGCCATTTTTCCGACAGGACCCGGCTGCTGATCATCAACAACCCCAACAACCCGGCCGGTCGCCTCTACAGCAAGGCGGAGCTGCACTGCCTGTACCAGCAGTGCCGGGCCCACGGTATCTACCTGCTGGTGGACGAGGCCTACAGCGACTTCGTCGACGAGCCCTTCACCAGCCTGTGGAACCTGGAGGAAGACCGCAGTGGCATGCTTATCGTCAATTCCCTGTCCAAGAACCTGGGCATGTCGGGCTGGCGGCTGGGCTACGTCATTGCCCCCCCGGAGCTGCTGACGGCGCTGCTCAAGCTCAACCAGCACCTGCTCACCTGCGCTCCCACCCTGCTGGCCCAGTACGTGGCGAGGCGTTT belongs to Gallaecimonas sp. GXIMD4217 and includes:
- a CDS encoding pyridoxal phosphate-dependent aminotransferase is translated as MSKRPYGPSRRVDAIPQAMSIYINQLVYQLRRQGRAITSLSLGEAFFELPQLDWEGIDTEAGYHYSDSQGLPELREQISRYYRRQYQADVGPDDLLISCGSKPLIYLCMLATAEPGDEVLIHEPGWLSYVEQARLAGLETRYLPYDLPLAEVGRHFSDRTRLLIINNPNNPAGRLYSKAELHCLYQQCRAHGIYLLVDEAYSDFVDEPFTSLWNLEEDRSGMLIVNSLSKNLGMSGWRLGYVIAPPELLTALLKLNQHLLTCAPTLLAQYVARRFDDLVAHTRGQIGALVAKRRRLRQALVDLGLDAMAGDATFYFFVDVGAYPHGTLNLALDLLLNHGIAVVPGGAYGDSTAHFIRLSIGTESEEDILAALKVIKEKLRPDCPLADLDPQLRALGLPLWEDA
- a CDS encoding amidohydrolase family protein — protein: MTALFDFNYHLPRVEPGLDLQHPARAEALQAAIDQEYHLLDHDWQALLAQAGEQSRQRCQAGAHLMVLDSRFAQNDSCLNWLQRHRQNPTTLLVDFRADDIRTQLANIADAGARGIKFHPYLQAITSADHEAVQACASHAQALGLWISVDCSYGTLALYRCSGPELLAALLPTINKVPVFALHFGGPRILDVMMLALAAPNLYLDTSLSLSFWKGSTVDQDLAFAIGRLGAERFLFGTDQPFIAFEQAVNDMASFMDRFKLNEAQCRWLWRDSALSLMSRYGQ